Below is a window of Littorina saxatilis isolate snail1 linkage group LG2, US_GU_Lsax_2.0, whole genome shotgun sequence DNA.
gccgctactggtcgcagacctgaacacttgatcaggtcctccctcatcgctaatgtcctttcgggtattagcaatgcagcggtgtctaaacctcgggtttcatttcccaagggggatgtttttctggtcctcaaactcctgcgtagcaatgagtttgaacccctggcaggcatcagtatcaagttgctgatttttaagactaattgttcctcatcgctttagccacttgccgtagactcagtggtattcaagctttgagtggcctggactttgacattgagttcaccacacagcagtggttgccagcatggtcacgtcagtctaaggtatgtttcttgggtatattttcttgtacggtagtactgttcgaaaattgcctgggtatcttaatccttggatttaagtgattttgattaaggagtttaatactctacatatcaccctcacaccactctggtattctgtgcaagaatagtactgtcgaggtaagtgttatattgactgtaaggcttctttttaagcctactgtctatatgatacttaccgagacagtactattagagtttccctcccgcctcccctcttgatatgttatgggctttttgagggtctgcagctcataaagaaagaggacgcgccacctacatcctgtaagggggaagcactcggacagtgcttgggatccacggtggcgcatggttatgggagataattgtacccactcagcgttttgtccaattttttcggcctataatagataatgtgcaagaatagtactgtctcggtaagtatcatatagacagtaggcttaaaaagaagccttacaattAATATAATGCTGAAAGTGAAATGATTTTTTCTtccagacagaaaaagacataAAAAGCCTCTGGTAGAAAATGCAGTGGCAGTGTCCTATGTGTGCTGGGTATGTACTGATAATTGGTCCAACTTGTTataaaaggagagaaaaaaaaataaaagtaaatcaataaataaccaaaaagaaagagatattttatgttttttttaattttatttaaagATCTTACTTTATTTTTCAATCCTCAAAGCAGCATGAATGGCTTATTTCCAGAAAATAATTGCCTGCTGGAAAATCAATGGTTGTTGAGCTACAGGACCGAGATTATTGATTTgaattgactgtgtgtgtgtgtgtgtgtgtgtgcgcgcatgtatgtttgtgtgtgtgtatgtgtgtgtgtttgtttaataTTTTTCAAACTAATTaaatttatttaaaattttCAGCCACGGTCAACACAAAGGAAGATTATTTTAGAAAAGTGTGTGGATCTGGGTATTGAAAGGTAAGCACTCATTtgactttgtttttgtgtgtcttgtgtgtgcgttgttttttttacacccccggtataggggtgtgtataggtttcgctcgatgtgcttgtttgggtgtttgtgtgtttgtttgtgtgtttgtgttcgcatatagatctcaagaatgaacggaccgatcgtcaccaaacttggtgaacaggttctatacattcctgagacggtccttacaaaaattgggaccagtcaaacacacggttagggagttattggtggattaaaattatacaaggacttatacagggacatcttcatggtcaaagggaaataaccattctcactcagtcactgccaccaactgagaaggttatttccctttgacgggggtgtttttcctacctcgtaggaatttcttggtttttttggtgtttttttgtgccAGCTGAGGCACTGTGTAAATGAAACATGGCTGAAATTTGCATCATCTGAATTTTAATTTTCAAGTCAATGTGTATCATTATTTgcgatacatgtacatgtataagtTTTGCATTTTATTGATAATAATACCCCCCTTTTGCATTCATCATGATAATGTTGCTGTGTGCATGTACTTCATgtgataaataaatccctgcgccttgaatatgtgcgagatataaattgcataaaataaattttaaataaaaaaaaaatctctgcgcttagaactgtactcacggaatacgcgcgatataagcctcatattgattgatattgattgatcaTGCGATGTGATTTAAATCCTTCTGTCATTTTCTAGTATTCTTCTTGatatttttctttctatttgtgCTTTAGGGGACCAGTCCTTGGGAAACTGAAAAACGGGGAGTCGATTACGCTGGATAATGGGACAGTTGTAAGTTCAGATTTTTTTAATAATGATTTGTGTTTGTCtcactctgtaaaaaaaaatttgtttattttgattgttaaaaaaaaacctaaaactTTTTCAAGATacttatgcttttttttttccagGTTCACCCAGACCAAGTCTTAAGCGATCCTGAAATAGCACACCCTATTTTGAGTGAGTATTTTTGTCCATTTAGATGCCCATAGTGCAGTCATATGGTTTGTTACCAAAAGAATAGGGCTCGGTCTTGAGAGAGCTGGGGGTGAGGAGGTAGGTAAGTAGAAATGCTGTGGGAGGGGATGGAGAGGAGAATGTTGCACTTCTTTGGAACTTCCAATATTTTCATTTTAATTCAGTTGGTCAGTATTTTTGACTTTTGAGCTGTGCTGAGGTATCATTTTAGAAAtcccattttttttctcgattttttaaaatctattatttttttaaatatatatatatatataaatcaaGCTTCTGGAACTTTAGAAGTGTGATTATGCCTCATTGCTAAACAAGAAATGGACACACTGAGTGTTCAACTCTGCATTTGAAAGTTTAACTTTAATGAATTTAATGACAGTTTAATTGTGCATGCTTTCTGAACCTGGTCACTTATGTTTCAGTTGTGGACTGTCCCACTGAAGAATACATGGATACTTTCCTCTCCAATGAAAAGTTGGCGTCTCACCAAGGCTGTGCCGGCAACAACCCTCAGAAGCCAGCGTTGGTTGTTCACATGACACCTTTGCAGGTGTTTCAGACACAGGAATATCAGCAGTGGATGGAAAGGTACAAATGTAACAGAAAGAGCAAATACCTTGGGTGCAGTATGAGAGCATACCTATAGTTGCATATATtcttgattttggtttttgttttcttttgttttttaaatatggtGTGCTGATAATGTTTATTTGGAGTCTGAGTAGGGATGAATTTCTGACTCGCAAAATACAACACGTTTACTGAAAAAAGTATGGTTGTTGAAAGGGGGAATAGATTTATCATGATGTGAGAAGAATGTAAGTGTTAATGTGGGGGATGGTTTCTTTCCATTAAATTTGCCCTGCATGCGTTTAACCATGAAACcctgcaaaaaacacgagtgtacgtgggagtttcagcccacgaacgcagaagaagaagaagaagaagaagtgctagtctttcggatgagacgaaaaaccgaggtcccttcgtgtacactacattggggtgtgcacgttaaacatcccacgattgacaaaagggtctttcctggcaaaattgtataggcatagataaaaatgtccaccaaaatacccatgtgacttggaataataggccgtgaaaagtaggatatgctccaaaatggctgcgatctgctggccgatgtgaatgcgtgatgtattgtgtaaaaaaattccatctcacacggcataaataaatccctgcgccttgaatatgtgcgcgatagaAATTGCATAagaaaacatttttaaaaaagtccctgcgcttagaactgtacccacggaatacgcgcgatataagcctcatattgattgattgattgaagttcTGTTCACCTTTTTTAGTCTGGCCAATAATTTCTTATTTATGATTGTATCCTTCGGGCTTGTTAATTTCCAGTCTTTTATTCTACTTTCAGGTATCTGTATTTAGCGTTGTATTTCTATCTTCATTtaactttttgttcttctttagATTTGGCTGTGATACAGAACACCTCGTACTGAATGAGCTGACGTCGGAGGTAGCGTTTGAAGGTGTGTACCGTTACCAGTCTCGACTGCATCTCGTTCACAATACCATCTTCCCCCAGCTGAAACATCTGCCGCCAGAACGGTGGCCAGGAGCAACCACTGAATATGGGTTCAGGAAAGAAAACGGAGACCAACTTTTGAAAGGAGAGAAGGTTGTTGCTGGCTGTGCAAACCTGCGTTACCTGTACAGACCACCCAAAGGTTTCAGCAGGTGAGACGCTTTTAGGTTAGTTGTAGGGTCTGGTTGTGTGTGCAATGGTGACACCACTCACAGAGATTGAAAAATTACTGGTAGCTATTGTTTGACTGTTATCTTACGTGCtggttaccccccgcgggttagggggaagaatttacccgatgctccccagcatgtcgtaagaggcgactaacggattctgtttctccttttacccttgttaagtgtttcttgtatagaatatagtcaatttttgtaaagattttagtccagcagtatgtaagaaatgttaagtcctttgtactggaaacttgcattctcccagtaaggtaatatagtgtactacgttgcaagcccctggagcaaatttttgattagtgcttttgtgaacaagaaacaattgacaagtggctctatcccatctcccccctttccccgtcgcaatataaccttgaatggttgaaaacgacgttaaacaccaaataaagaaaagacgtGCTGGTTTTTCATTCTTGTACCATCTTCCAGGGCTGTCTTGTTCTTTGTTTATTGTTTAAtggtgactgagtgtgtgtgcgtgggagaggggggtgatgtctgtgtgtatatatatctgtgtgcttgcatgcatgagtgtttgtgtgtgtgtgtgagagtgactAATAGTCTGTGTGTTTGCAGTTATGTGTTTATACAGTAATGTGTGTGATGTATAGCCCCTCCAATGAGAAGACAACTCCAAGTAACCAACATTTGTCGTTCCCTTCGTCCAGTAATTCAACCTTGCCAGGAGAATATGCCTCAATAATTTGTATAAATTTTACCTCTGTATATTTGTAACTCATCTCTGAATATAACTCGAGTTGTATGGCTCTGTATATAATCAGAATCACACTGGCTATACGCACTCAGAGTGTACACAAGACTCTGACCCCTGTATACGCTCTGGCGGTAACTTCCGGTCGCGAAGGGAATTTGCCATTTGACACCACTTTGCGATAGGAACGCAGAGCAGTTGATTATAAGagtacaaaaaaaaccaaaaaaacagtcTGATGCTGCATGACCTATGCTGTAACGTAGATTACATTCTCGGGATAAAAGACCAGACACTGAACCGCATCAACACTGGGAGCGTCATTCGACGCCATTTTGCGAAGGAACGCTTCACTTTCTATTCATGGTATCAACGTACGCTAgggacaaacacagacaaaaacaaacacacacataaaattgATGCTATACAGCAGTTTATTGTCGGAGTTTGGAACACACTTGGAGTGTGTATCTACCTAGAAATGTTTGAATACCATGTGAGTGTACATTAATGCCAGCCCTGTGTACACTCCGAAAAAGAGATGGCGGAAGTTAATACCTCAGACTAatttttcattggctacttccAAACGACTTGTAAGGGGGCATTTCATTTGCTTAGAGttgtaacagagcttttcattgTTGGAGTGTATACAGACCTATCGATTCTGTATACACTCGGAGTGTATATTATTATAGCTTTTGCCAATCAGAATTGGTATGGCTTTCATTTGACTTGCACCTTATCTGCAGAGACCAGTGCGTACAGCTGGATCACAAGACTTACGTAACAGAAGTGTTAGAGCAACAGGATGCAGAAAAAGTCCTGCGTGATCTTCATCAAGACATCAGCAGCCAAGAGCGGACTGAGGACAGTGACAGCACACAAGAAAATGGGGCGTATCCTCGCTTGACATTCCTCGGCACAGGGTCGTCCATTCCCAGCAAAGGTCGCAATGTCAGTGGGCTGGTGGTTCATCTGAGGTAAGTGCTAGCAAAGgtgtgcttgtttttgtttgtttacctgtTTATGTTTTTGTATTGTTATTGTATACTGCTTTACTGATATTACCTTTATTTACAAGCTGTTTTATTTACTTTAACTGATGAACTCTAGACAAGGAAACAGCTTGGGATCTttgagttttgtgtgtgcctctgAGGTCTTTTGTGGTTTCTATGCTTTTGTTAAGAAGACATAAGAACATTAAGAAGAAGAGCAGTGTTGCTCCTAGATCTCGGTCTTCGCATTACTGTGACCCCTGACTGGTCCACCAtccgatagttttgacatgcAGGCTATTATTCTCAGAGCCTGGTGAGAACACTGGAGAGACACCACAGAACTGTTTTTTTCTCAAGATTCTTAATCTTATGATATATTTTGTTTCTCGTTTAGAGAGGATGCCACCATGATCTTGGACTGTGGGGAGGGGACATCAGGTCAGCTGTACCGTCACTATGGCGACCAGGCAGCAGATGTCCTGCAAAACCTGAAAGCTGTGTTTGTGTCCCATCTTCACGCTGACCATCACATGgtgggtggacatttttattatCTTCTTCAAAATGTTCTGGCAAATTCAAGATCTCACATAGACGATTTGACATGTCCTCCAGACACGCCCAACCTTTGCGGACCTGAGACATGAATTCTGGCCGCAGATGGTGGACCTGACTGAAAAACTGTAGTGTCCGATGGAGTCCCTGCGGCGAACTGCATATTTTATTTCATTAATGACATTGACAGTCTATATAGCATGACGACCGGAATGCAGATGAAGAAGAAGTTCTGTCAAGTTTGTAGTTGAAAGGTAGCTTCCTTCTCATGTAACTCAGTATGTAAGCCACCACAAATCTGTTCCGGCTTTTACATTGAATAACAGCATTATTCTACGTGTACACATGCCAACATTTAAAGGGCCTGGGTACTTTCAGGAAAGAGTGAAAATtgtttgttgaattaatttcgtaacaGACAGCAGTGTGAACATGCCGAATCAatccagcaaacaaacaaaaattcaatTTGCATAGTACAAAACCAGGCTTTTGACTTTTGGTATATGTGCTGAAATGGCTAGGATCTCTTCTTCCATGTTAAGGCCTCTGTAAATCTACTGTGTCAAACTCTTTCAAATTGATTGTCTGTTCATTTTGCTGTTATATAGGAAGCTCTTTTCCAAGACGTAGAGAACCAGCAATGAAGATTATGATGTTATCCGTTGTTTGCTGCAGGGACTGTTCAGCTTGCTGCGTGACCGCAAAGCAGCACTGGAGGCAGCAGGAAAAGAGGTCACTCCTGCACTGCTGTTGGCGCCCTTTCAGATCGCTCGTTGGCTTCAGTTTTATCACAACCAGGTGGAGCCCATACAGGGACTCTTCAGGTAggagctgtgtgtgtgcgtgcatgtgcgcgcgcatgtgtgcgtgtgcctgtcaatgtctgtgtgcctgtcaatgtctgtgtgcctgtcaatgtgcgtgtgcctgtcaatgtctgtgtgcctgtctatgtctgtgtgcctgtcaatgtttgtgtgcctgtctatgtctgtgtgcctgtcaatgtctgtgtgcctgtctatgtctgtgtgcctgtctatgtctgtgtgcctgtcaatgtctgtgtgcctgtcaatgtctgtgtgcctgtctatgtccgcgtgcatgtgtgcgtgtgcctgtcaatgtctgtgtgcctgtctatgtctgtgtgcctgtcaatgtctgtgtgcctgtctatgtccgcgtgcatgtgtgcgtgtgcctgtcTATGTccgcgtgcatgtgtgcacaTGTGCATTCTTTTCAAAGGTGTATTATTGGTaatgtgtctctttgtgtcattctGTATGTGAGTGTACATCTGTTAAAATTCAGGTAATTTTAGCAATTTCACCATTGACTACATAAATGTCATCTCTTTTATTAATGATTCTTAAAAGATTGAAAATAGTTGAAGAATACCTCTGAAGTGAACTGGGGAATGTACATGCTATTGACAACGTGTATGTCAGCCTAAGGCTGAAAGTATGGATTTGAATCTTCTGTGTCACATAAGTACATACATTTAATTGAATATCATTCTGTTGATTTACTGTATGTAATGGTGTCTGTTGCAGGCACATTCCTCTACAGAAGTTGCTACCTCACATGTTGGAGTTACCAGAGAATGAAGAGATGTACCAAGAAGTTTTGCAAAAAGTCTCATTGACCAAGGTAAGAGTAGGTGTGGATTGCACTCTTTGATTAATGGTTGATGTGTTGGTGTTTTCTGTTTGAGTGATTGTTTAGTTGGTTGTATTTTGTAAAACAACACACTCTCAACAACACTTGTATTATAATGACATGATACATGTATTTATTTAGATATATGTAGATATCAGTTCTCTGAGATAATACGACTAAATATtagtaagtgtgtgcgtgtcagtgatACACTGTCACAGCCAGACATGAGCCCAATCCTGTTCACTCACTCCTTGATGTTGATAGCATAAAGATCGACTTGTGAGAATTTAAATTTATGTAAATCAAGAATTAGATGGATGCTacttttttcctttctctcgATTTATACAGGCAATACTTTAGATAATTTAGCTAAGTTTTTGGTTTCTTTTTGTGCAGATTTTGCCAGTGGAAGTTGAGCACTGCCCAAATGCATTTGGTGTGGCCTTGACACACAGTGACGGCTGGAAACTGGTGTTCTCTGGGGATACCATGCCTTGTCAGCGGCTGGTTGTTGCAGGTAAGTAATACCTATGTAAGTTTTTACCATTATGCTATTTAGAAACCACTCTAAAATATCTGAGACACTGAGGTCCGTAGATATGGAAAATCTTTAAGTTTGTAGCTTCCTATGAGATAAATGAAGCATGGGAACTGTATGAAGAGAGATTCTGAGAGAAAAATGCAAGAGATGCTG
It encodes the following:
- the LOC138958470 gene encoding zinc phosphodiesterase ELAC protein 2-like — translated: MFCTISVRLKAHVCNTKQPLSKQRTQLFMSCIIRSNTGHTILATAVVLSCDCVCHIPWLGQVRGHTKSSGRHIHDLLFSMKKQDAPQLRHLKYRDRIGGKFPVPSTIEVQVVGSGGKGVPKAVMLATDHSKYLFNCGEGTQRISTEFKLKISKMENIFITHMNWENIGGLLGMGLTLEGMKLPKIIIHGPPGVENVAMMAKGFAESTSMVVEKKALADGHFEDSAFKIDYVPFCKKGFEPEKFRELLEEKEAKEPDRKRHKKPLVENAVAVSYVCWPRSTQRKIILEKCVDLGIERGPVLGKLKNGESITLDNGTVVHPDQVLSDPEIAHPILIVDCPTEEYMDTFLSNEKLASHQGCAGNNPQKPALVVHMTPLQVFQTQEYQQWMERFGCDTEHLVLNELTSEVAFEGVYRYQSRLHLVHNTIFPQLKHLPPERWPGATTEYGFRKENGDQLLKGEKVVAGCANLRYLYRPPKGFSRDQCVQLDHKTYVTEVLEQQDAEKVLRDLHQDISSQERTEDSDSTQENGAYPRLTFLGTGSSIPSKGRNVSGLVVHLREDATMILDCGEGTSGQLYRHYGDQAADVLQNLKAVFVSHLHADHHMGLFSLLRDRKAALEAAGKEVTPALLLAPFQIARWLQFYHNQVEPIQGLFRHIPLQKLLPHMLELPENEEMYQEVLQKVSLTKILPVEVEHCPNAFGVALTHSDGWKLVFSGDTMPCQRLVVAGTDCDILVHEATHEDDLEEEAKMKRHSTTSQAVDIGQQMKAKFILLNHFSQRYAKIPIFSKAVPDNVGISFDNMTVSMQELPLLPRFIPALKTLFADEHADLEAKTLKRNKRKEMQGRSQATS